One part of the Paroedura picta isolate Pp20150507F chromosome 5, Ppicta_v3.0, whole genome shotgun sequence genome encodes these proteins:
- the IFT27 gene encoding intraflagellar transport protein 27 homolog isoform X1, translated as MVKLAAKCIVAGDPAVGKSALVQMFCNDGAHFQKNYTLTTGVELLVKTVPVPETGDSVELFIFDSAGKELFSEMLDKLWEQPNAMCLVYDVTNEQSFSNCAKWLERLRTQSSGIQIPGVLVGNKIDLINRRVVEQKQAQEWAKTNGLEYCEISVKEMENYEVPFHTVANSFHQLYKEKVEIFHSLVPHIVC; from the exons GTGATCCAGCAGTAGGAAAGAGTGCCCTGGTACAGATGTTCTGCAATGATGGGGCTCATTTCCAGAAAAACTACACATTG ACAACAGGAGTGGAACTGCTGGTGAAGACAGTACCTGTTCCAGAAACAGGTGATAGTGTG GAACTTTTCATCTTTGACTCAGCAGGCAAGGAACTGTTTTCTGAGATGCTAGATAAATTG TGGGAACAGCCCAATGCTATGTGCCTTGTATATGATGTCACCAATGAGCAGTCATTCAGTAACTGTGCCAAGTGGCTGGAGAGGTTGAGAACCCAGAGTTCTGGAATCCAAATCCCAG GTGTGTTAGTGGGCAATAAGATAGATTTGATCAATAGGCGAGTTGTGGAGCAGAAACAGGCACAAGAGTGGGCGAAGACCAATGGCCTAGAATACTGCGAGATATCAGTT AAAGAGATGGAAAATTATGAAGTCCCCTTTCACACTGTGGCAAATTCCTTCCACCAATTGTACAAAGAGAAGGTGGAAATCTTTCACTCGCTTGT ACCTCATATTGTTTGTTAA
- the IFT27 gene encoding intraflagellar transport protein 27 homolog isoform X2, with protein MFCNDGAHFQKNYTLTTGVELLVKTVPVPETGDSVELFIFDSAGKELFSEMLDKLWEQPNAMCLVYDVTNEQSFSNCAKWLERLRTQSSGIQIPGVLVGNKIDLINRRVVEQKQAQEWAKTNGLEYCEISVKEMENYEVPFHTVANSFHQLYKEKVEIFHSLVPHIVC; from the exons ATGTTCTGCAATGATGGGGCTCATTTCCAGAAAAACTACACATTG ACAACAGGAGTGGAACTGCTGGTGAAGACAGTACCTGTTCCAGAAACAGGTGATAGTGTG GAACTTTTCATCTTTGACTCAGCAGGCAAGGAACTGTTTTCTGAGATGCTAGATAAATTG TGGGAACAGCCCAATGCTATGTGCCTTGTATATGATGTCACCAATGAGCAGTCATTCAGTAACTGTGCCAAGTGGCTGGAGAGGTTGAGAACCCAGAGTTCTGGAATCCAAATCCCAG GTGTGTTAGTGGGCAATAAGATAGATTTGATCAATAGGCGAGTTGTGGAGCAGAAACAGGCACAAGAGTGGGCGAAGACCAATGGCCTAGAATACTGCGAGATATCAGTT AAAGAGATGGAAAATTATGAAGTCCCCTTTCACACTGTGGCAAATTCCTTCCACCAATTGTACAAAGAGAAGGTGGAAATCTTTCACTCGCTTGT ACCTCATATTGTTTGTTAA